Proteins co-encoded in one Gammaproteobacteria bacterium genomic window:
- a CDS encoding YqgE/AlgH family protein has translation MSAINLTNQLLIAMPALADPNFHRTVAYICAHNDEGAMGIVINRPLGLSLKDVLPQMDLKPANEAVGKTLIYGGGPVQTDRGFVLHEPKKSWDSSIKISEDIGMTTSRDILQAITEGRGPQRSLIALGYAGWDAGQLEQEIGENSWLNAPCDSSLIFKAPSEKRWAMAVESLGIDIGELSFQAGHA, from the coding sequence ATGTCGGCAATCAATCTCACCAACCAACTGCTGATTGCCATGCCGGCCTTGGCAGATCCGAATTTCCACCGCACGGTCGCCTATATCTGCGCTCACAACGACGAGGGCGCGATGGGGATCGTCATCAATCGCCCCCTGGGTTTGTCCCTGAAAGACGTGCTGCCCCAGATGGACCTGAAGCCCGCGAACGAAGCCGTGGGCAAGACCTTGATCTACGGGGGCGGCCCGGTGCAGACAGACCGCGGCTTCGTGCTGCACGAGCCGAAGAAATCATGGGATTCCTCCATAAAGATATCGGAGGACATCGGCATGACCACTTCCCGCGACATCCTGCAGGCGATCACCGAGGGCAGAGGGCCGCAACGCTCTCTTATCGCGCTGGGTTACGCGGGCTGGGACGCCGGCCAACTGGAGCAGGAGATCGGGGAAAACTCCTGGCTCAACGCGCCTTGCGACTCCAGCCTGATATTCAAGGCGCCCTCGGAGAAGCGCTGGGCCATGGCGGTAGAATCGCTGGGAATTGATATTGGAGAACTTTCCTTCCAGGCCGGGCACGCTTGA